The Glycine soja cultivar W05 chromosome 4, ASM419377v2, whole genome shotgun sequence genomic sequence actcccaaGAGTAAGCACACGTTCATGCACATTGGCTTCTTCTATTTATACCCCACAAGCTGCTACTCTCATTCCCTTTTCCCTCCCTATTCTCTCTCCTACTGTTAacgttttctgttttctttccgtcGACGTTCTGGCTGCGTCCCAAGAATCTCTGACGCCGTTGTCGGTTTTCTCCGGCCACGGCTACTTCCAACGGATGGCGACGACGACCACGGAGTTCGATCTCGATTACGAGTTCCCCGATCTCGATTACGACCTTCGCTATCTCAGTCTCGCCGGAATCGATGCCCTCACCGCTTTCCAAAACCTATTACCGGtcagttctctctctctctctctctctctcactcactcactcaatTCACGTTCGATTGGAGCCATCTTTGCCACGCCATCAAACATGTTCTATGACCTATGACGTGCCAAACTGAAAATCTATTACCGCTCGCGCCTGACGCTTCCTTAACCCTAATAACAATGAGAATAAATAaactatttgataaaaaataaaataaaagctgataataattttcaattaattaaaaatgaatgaatgtACCCTATATAACCATTTCGATtcattgtaatttgtaattgtgAAAATCTCTCCAACATCCAGTAGAAGAGAGATCTTACAGAAAGAAAATGATGagtgtgttaatttttttaactacttattaTATGTTTCAATTGAATTTAGAAATGTTGTGAATATGTTTCAATGTAAATCTaactaataaaaacaaaaataatgatcCTAATccttcaaaagtatttttttttcctgtaaatCAAATAAATCTGTATGTGTATATGCTTCTATTGAAAATTTGTTGTAGGAAAGGATCTGCACCCTATTGAAGGGGAAAATATAAGAAGAGAAAGATATTTAGAGAAATAGTGTTGTGGTAGGTGGATTAAGATTAAGATCTCAAACATTAGATTTTTGTTGTGAAGGTGAAAGTAAAATTACtctgaaataaaagaaaaaaaagaatttagtaGGAGTAGGAGATGTTTGGGCTGAATAAAAAGGTGAGTGGGTGAGTGAAGGTTGCAGTGAAGTTTGTTCGTGAACAAGACTTTTGTGATGTGGACTGCTTCTTCATTATTGGGTTGTGTTGAGACTTGAGAACTTGTGTGAACGCAGGACTTTGTGATATTGCGCtttctcttttataattttgtttcttgtCTTTCTTGCTTTGGAGTGGGTCCCCATCCCATGATGTCCTTTCTTATTTGCAACTGTGCACCCCACTATTTGACATGCCAATCGTGTCACTGGCCATTATACTCCTCTAATTTTGCACAAAATATTTAGCCGGTTAATTGTGTATATTGAATTCAACcgtaattaattatgaataagaGGTTACGGGATTTCTTAATCTATTGGATCACAAAATAATCTGCTTGCGAATCTATCTCATGGTCGTTAAtccatgaaaattttaaatgtgaagaaaattaaatataagttttttagttaaatatattattctctaactttatggcggaagttgatccatgtagtcgaccccacctagtgggataagacgTTGTTGTTGTTATATATTATTCTCCAACTTTCATGATGACACAATGAAGTCTTACATAATTACATCCAATCATCAATCCTAATGTTATTAGCATGGTCGTATAGATACCAAGAGCATCAAGGTATTTGCCTTAAGTCCATTAAAAATGTAAGTATAGATGTACATCACAATAGAATAATTGTGTTAtgtcttaatattttaataattaattaataaaaaataacttgattataaggtattaataaataattttgtaacttgaaaatttagaaaattaatagttaatattatttttaatttctttaaaaagttGGCCTTAGGCGTCTAAATAGCTGTGGTAATTAGAATTAGTGATAAAggtattgattaaaaataaaaataaaattgtgtataTTCACTAGCCATGACTTTCCTTGACATGtatcaataaaattttccttttagtattatttattttgagtaaTACTTCCATACACAATTTTATAACAATGCATACTTAAGGGAGTGTAACAAAAGATTAGGGTGAAACGTGTGATAAAATAAGTGTATAAAAATTAtcgtaaaataattttgttctattattttttataagtagtTTTACTTCACTCCGCCGcagatttataagaaaataaaattgtttgaaaaGCTTTCTGCAAAGTGACAAAGCAAACAACAATACTAAACTATTTTCATTATAGATTAGTCCAAATACGAGTAgttttcatgattttaaaattaattcatgcCAAGTTTATCAAACGTCTGTTGTCAATTCAAGTGGACTGTCATGAAGATTGTTTGGGtgatatttctaataaataattactttacAATTACGTAAAGAAACACCCTTGTTTAACTTGTAAAAAAACCtttggcaaaaaaaataaaaaaaaccttgtCTATTTTTAAACCATTAGATTTATCTTTAAATGTatacaatattaaatatttttgtataatttatatgtcaatttatttttacatatttgcTTTTTTGGAACCCTTTtcgttttatttaatatttttatattaaatattcatattaattaatattaataagaaaGCTTGTTACTATTGGACTAATTAACTTTGAGCACGGGTGCATGAAATATTTCACAaccaaattaaattgaattccATTGGTCACGAGTCAGTAACAACAGTACGATTAAATCACTTTATCTTTGGTTGGTGCGGAAGGAAAAGATAAGTTATACCTATTGAATGACTTGTGTCAATAAACccaacttattttctttatgttattttgtttttacataAAATCCCAAACGTTTTTACTTTCATGgagacttataaaaaaatatagaattaaattcaataaatttttacagtcaattttttaatacattttaatatgTGTACCAAAAGAAACatgatttcaattaaaaaagttttacCTTTATACTAATacattatttaatgaatttaaattgtTAACATAATTAAAGTCATTAAGTAagtaattaatacaaaaatatattatccatAAAAGTATTTACAGTAACAATGTatcaaaattagtttaaaaaaagtttaagaaatTAGGTTCGCTCATTGACCGATCAACCTAATTCAACTTAACTTAAACTTTTTAGGTTTGTTTGAGTAACACCTAACTAAGTGGAAGGGTCATTTTGGTTCATGGAGTAAGTTATTAGTTAAGTTTGTTTGAGAGAAACTCAACTAAGTTGAGTAAGTTAGATAAATTAACATGATTGTTAGacttaatttgaaaaattaacctTATTGCATTGACGAATATGGTTTTAATTCGGTTTAGATTAGACCTAAAGGCTAGAAACAAAATTTCAAGGTTGCATCTTTAATCACAGTTCTCAAAGAGTGAAAAttgtcaattttaattatttttaaacttttaatgcATGGTGGATCGTTAGAGTGAAAAAAGAGAGCATATGCGACTCAATTACtcgactaaaatcaactcaatgTATATATGGTTGATTaggtttgaatttttcttttaaattcttATGCAACTCAACTTGAACATAACTTTTTATAAAGCTTTTATATTATGGCCTCTATCTAAGTGGACCCGTTTTTAGGCTTGTGGGTTGTTGGAGTGGTGCTTTGCTACTTCCCCCCTGTACAGCGTATCTTTCGTGAATTTGCCCCATTGCTGTTCTGtatgtaaagaaaattaaagaaagttcTGCCCAGacaaagtgaaaaagaaaaaaaatatggaaaaagaTGATTATAGTGACTAAAACGATGTACAATTTTCCAGCTAGCTTAACCATCCATTCGTAATTGCAGGATGCGGCGATGACTTCATTTTCAGCTTGTGGACTAATAGACCCTCATTGTTCTCAAAACCTCACTCCCATGCATTCCACCATCACTGCTACCATTGATTCTCAGTCAACGATTTGCGCCACCAGTAATGGTATGATCGAGCACTACGTATATTGTATATAGCCATTATTACTTGCATGTCAAGTGCCTTTCATATTAGCATATTAttattagaggaaaaaaaagttacacaCCAGACCGAATAAAACAGTTTTATACCATTATCTAGTTATATACCATtatatgttaaatttgttaatttttataataattatctttaaatcataataacaataatttgtGATTGGATGACATAGTAAACTTATTTTACATTCTTAGTGTGTGACCATGAAATTCTTTTTAACATTCTGGATTGAATTGCAAACTGCACAGTTGGGAGCCCAATCTCGGCAAATAAACCAGAGGGCAGAGAGAATCGTACCAAAGGAGCCACGAGTGGTTCCTCTGAGCCGTCTGATGAGGATGATGAAGCAGGTGCTTGTGAACAGAGCACAAATCCAGCTGATATGAAGCGCCTTAGAAGGTATCTCAAAGATAAAGTATTAAACTTAGGttatttttggataaatttttctgTGAGAAGACGACTCACAAGGTCTATAAGTTGGTTTTAGCCGACCGAGAGAAAttcaatcaatttttaatttcttattttgtttataagtacttataaaagaaattattcatATAGAATTTAAGTGATCTTCAACCTACCGtgagattttaaattatgttatggTTTTAGGAAGGTTTCTAATCGCGACTCTGCTAGAAGGtcaagaagaagaaagcaagcGCAATTGTCTGAGCTTGAGTTGCAGGTAAACTGGTCTGTTGGGGGAGTACATTAATggtatttaatttgataaataagGGAATAAAATATAGTAATGTTAATTCTTAGAGCTAATTCATATGAATTGTGATTAAGATAATGGAACGTTACTCGCTCTCCGAATctataatttgtttttggaaTTTAAGACATCAACATTCAATATTTGGTCAAATGCACAAGAAgcaatataatgtttttttttttttttcgtttgaaTTTTGCTTTCTCAGGTTGAAAAACTCAAAGTGGAAAATGCAACCCTATACAAGCAGTTCACGGATGCTAGTCAACATTTTCGTGAGGCTGATACGAATAACCGAGTGCTAAAATCAGATGTAGAAGCTTTGAGAGCCAAGGTAAGAAAAGGAGTAGTAACTAAGAATAAAGGAagcttagtttttaattaaggaTGATGAAAAACATCTCAATAGAATTCCAACAGAGTAGTGCTCAGAAGAATTAAGATACACTTTTTTTagataaagaatcaattagATAAGTTAATCTGTctagtttaatttaaaaagagtttaagatagttattataaaagttaataaactagTAATTTGGTATTGAAGGAAGGTTTATAAAAATCTTTTACATTCTCGGCATAAACCAGCAATTTGCCCATGACTGAAGAAATTTGTGTCCACTTATATAGGTGAAGTTAGCGGAGGATATGGTCACTAGGAGCTCTTTTACTACGTTAAACTATCAGCTTCTTCAGACACAACAACATCAAATGAGCACACCCCCGCAACTGAACACGACTAATCTTCGCCGCATGGCGCATGTTTCGCCAACCATCACCGTCCATGGTAATGATGCCTCATACAATGGTGTAACAGTTGGTGAACAGAATTCATCAGCACTTGGAAACTTGGATATGACTTTCAACAACATCAACAATGGAGTCATGAACAATGCTATGAGTTGTGGGACTATTTGGCCACTTGATTAGACTCTAGCTATGTTATTTGTCTTGTCTAATTTGATTAGTAGCCTATGTTAATGTCAAGCTGTGTTATTTGTCTTCGCTTGATTCCTCTTTAATGATGCCTCTGTTTAAAATGGTGTCTTCTTTCGTTGTATCTAGTTTTGTATAAAAGGACATGATTGCTTTATCCATTTCTCTGAATGTAATTGTAAAAAGACAAACATCTCACCTTGCCATATATATCATCTAATAGACAGACAACAAAACCTATAAGACATGGTTTCTAATTACTAATTAGGGTCATGCCAATGCTTACGAAGCATTTGGCTGACAAATTAAAATAcgacaaaataattaaagaaaacaaaatgagaCATAAGATTAAAAAGTAGAATATTTTGGCTCTGACCAATCACCAaagtaatgaaaaaaatgtttattttattttacttcatttatatatgaaatattaCTTTAGAAATCAGAATAAACTAGTCAAGAGGTATAATTTAGTTGGTAATACATACTCACatgttgaattaaaaaaatataaatttgattctcataaaatatattcctgtgtaagaataataatttttaagtgtGATTAAACTCCTCTAAACTAAGTGATTACGaatcttattaataaaaaaattacaataaactaaaaaagataTCAAAACACATTTAGATGTAGTTAAATATAATTGTCACTAAAAGAAAATTCTTCATGATTATTGAGAGTCAAAagttcttaataataataaatcattgcTACTAAAATTatgagttattataattttttatggataaatattaattgttaatttcttattttttagtaacagatatagaatttataatctttctctcttttctttctttcttaacaATCCGAGAATCTTATATCTGCTATGGgttattataaatatacaattatattcttttccatttcattttcacttctttttcttttacgtTGCTTATTGTATCTAATACTTTTTATATCTCTCTTCCACTCCAATTCACCCAAAATATATATGACattaaacattttccaaaaactatCAACCGCTTATCAATAGTCAAAATTTCTTTGAAAATAAGcatgccaattttttttttttaaatgggcctttgaaatcataaataatacTGTTGTTTAGTTAGTTTACACTAAACGATTAAGACTTATATAGACTGCTTGACTGATCGGTTTGTTTGCCTGATGTTAATTTTTCATGTTATGACCAAAACTGAGattttagaagataaaaaatattctttttatacacataaataaagaatttatcAATCTCAGACTACATACATACTTGCATAATATTTAGATAGCTAGTTGAAATATGGAATGGAATGaaatatagaataaataatgaaatgaacaaaattaacatattattcagatattttataataaaatgaaataaaaaatttatttgattatttaaaaaatgtatggaaTGAGAAATTGattagtaaataataaatatttcatatttctaaaatgagaagaaaaattaaagttttaaatagaatgaaataaaatacatttcacCAAATTCAATCTCATTCCATCTTATTTTACAtaattctaataatattttattttacttcgtTATTCCatcttatttcataaaattaaatacttcTTAAAGAACTTACCTCTCTTCCATTCGGATGGACGGACATACTTATTTCTCTTCTTCATCTTTATTTGttcattaatattattgttttagaTCGAATATACCAGTAATTCATGTGCCAAACACCTGGCAGGAATCATCAGATTAAGTGATGAGTGAATCGTTTCACAAGCTATGTCTGGGGAAGATTCACGTGTGctgtataaataaattatatattgaaatcGATAATGTTTATCTAAACTATAGTTAGATGCTTTTCTTGTTTCAAAACCTcgttatctatatatatatatatatatatatatatatatatatatatatatatatatatatatatatatatatatatatatatatatatatatatatatatatatatatatatattcatttgcaTAGAAAGGTACGGACCCTATGGTATGAGTGACAATTCAACCAATTTACCTATACTATACATTTATCCCGTCCATCCATGCGTAAATTCAATTAGTTTAttcagttataaaaataaaaatgaattaattagcTAGATTAGATTAGCATTTATTATTGAATGGATAATGAACTATTCAACCTAAATCATAAATCGTTGGATCAACTTGGTAGATAGACTCATAGACCCTAAATTGTTTAAGTAGTTTATCTCCTCTAAAGTAATATTGCATGAGATGTATAAGGTGGTCTATCTattgttaatttaaataaactgaattatgtttacaaaatattttaattaaaaattatttttttgaatttaactCTTCTAAACTGAAGAGAtatataaagtaataaaataatagttatctaccattaatttaaaataagttatgcttacaaatttttttaataaaaataaagagaggagttaaattcatttgttaactttttttttgtctcataCGTTTTTTTCTTTAGAAATAATTGCACtaaatataaacattatttttaacataaatttgaTTCTTAATTCACTAAATTATAAGAGATTAGTCCTTTCTGCTAGATTTAATCCCTGTCGGTTTTGTTTAACTCCTTTAAAATAAAGGTTTAATCACatattttatcaatcaattttctttattttatgaattttattatttatttatttttgtatattttgtcatcatattttttaatttttgtgtattttaactcaagttttttttcaccggatcatttttttcattatgttttcaatttgtaTATATCTTATTATTGTGTTGCTAACAAAAGGTCGCTTTTATGGACATGTTAACACATTGTTACATATTTGACCAATCggtacaaaaatttgaaaacataataatataataggcagaaaaaaacttacatgataaaatttataaaataataatagttggATGGTAAAATTAATGTTCAGTTAAGCTTAAAATGAAAAGATATGTAAAGTGATAAAGGGGTCATTTATCTACCATTGATTtgaaatagattatttttatttaaaaaatcaatagtgAATAGATCCTTATTTTCTCACTTACGAAAATTCTAATTCTATATTCGTTTGACCTTCTCCCTGTGATGAAACGGCAACAACGCGCCAATGCGCAAGCattatatgttaaataaatgccattcaaatttctaaaataaaatataagtatttgaaaaaataagaaaaatcaatatcatttttctttaattataatattccaACGACTAATTAGGAAAAGCACATGAATGATTTGTATAGACCATCGTTTCTATGTCACCTGTCATTTTATTCTCCTTTCATAGCAACTGGTCTCGACAACTACGTACTGCAATATTGCTCGTACAATTCACAGATCGATGCTTAAATATTTAGCAAATTTATATGCTTCTAGGTCATTGTATTATATTACAGCTTAGATTTTTTGCCTCCTTGATAAATAGGAAACGGtggaacaaatatatatatatatataaattcattaattagctgaaattttcaattttgcatGCATAGTAAAATagaacaaacaaaaatttatgtGTGAACTCTAGAAATGAAGAAATCGCACATGATGAACAGACTAAATGTGATTTGCCTACAAAATTGATAGCAACCAAGAATGAAGGGGAACAGGTAATGCAAAACAATAACAATCTTCATATTTTTGTCATAGAATGCTGGTATCATCAATTAATGTACAATTATCAGCTCAATAGTTATTCCTaaaatcaatgaaattttttggtTAACTGATGCTAAGTGCATGCTACCCCATCATCAATTCAAACTCACCAAAATCAACCTTGCCATCAAAGTTCAAATCAGCAACCTTCACCATCTTCTCAATAGCACTCATATCCCAACCCTTGTCCAACCCCAAGCAATCAAGCACCCTCTTCAACTCCATTGCATCTATGTATCCATCCCCATCCTCATCAAAGATCTTGAAGGCTTCATGCAAAAGCTCACTCCGCTTTGACATGTCCTCCAACTCACCAAGCACCTCTTCCACAGGCACTTCATCATCCAGCAAGCCACCCTTAGTTAGCTCAAACCCTGATGATGATGAGGACTTATCATACATCAAACCTAGCTTCTCCACCACTTGCCTAGCATTTTCCTTCTTGATTCTTCCGTTGGTTTCCATGCCAAAAACACTGACAAGGGCACCAACCATCTTGTCATTAAGTTTGAGCACATTCTGGGGCTTGTGATCAAGGTGAGACACTGAGCTTTGTGGGGAGCATTTCAATGCTTGTAAAAAGTCCCCAAGGAATCTGGAGCATGCTTCTGCTATCCCCATTTGAGTCTATATGTTGTGACTTATGATTTACTTAGCAATAGCTACGAAGCAATTGCAAGTTTTGGTACAGAACTTAAACTTGTTGTGACACACCTCTTTTATAGTTAGATCCTTGATATTACACCCTTGTTTCAATTGTAAATCACTCAAGTGCCATTGTATGGTGCAAATcatcaattatataataataataatcattgaATACAGCTAATTGGCATTATAGAGGCAGCTGGCATGCAAATTGCATTCGCTAAggggataatatatatatatatatatatatatatatatatatatatatatatatatatatatatatatatatatatatgtatgtatgtatgcatTAATTATGTAGTGCATATTAGATGTATTCTACATTTTGGTTCACTGTACCCAAGGGCATGGCAAGTTTACTGAGCACTAATACGTTAacgaatataaataaattagttgATACTGTGTGTCCTAGTCCTCAACACTCTACAGTGAGATGTCTTCTTTTTATCAATACCCGCTATAATTAACAAGATGcatgtattttgtcatttggttcttttttatttgcttatttaaataatttatacattaattaagaaatgtaATTAAAGTTCATGTTTTCCTTaaaaccaatattttaaactttttattacATTCTGTGTATTTTactgtaaatataatttttttaaacaagtaaaCAGATATAGTAAATGTAACTAAATAGAAAGTGATTAGATTATTCAATGAAACTTACACAAATCACtcgttaacaaaaaaaaaaaaaaaaagacaagaaaactGTGTTGCTAACATTTGTCGTGATTACAGTGTGTTTGGACACTAAAACCgcataaattttgttaaaagagGCAGAAtcaaacatgttatatatataatactatctCGTGCTCCAGATGATTCTTTGTGAAAGGGAAAGCTTCTTGTGGCCCCACTTCCCGTATCAAGTTAGTGTGACCTTCTTCTATCTAAAAAGATCATTCAGTTTCCTTTAAAAATACCATTTGCTTCACGTTCACTTGAGTTTATTTATAGACCTACATTTATTTTCAAgggtttattattttaaaatttgagtttaagTTTAACTCAATCTAAAACTaacttgaaagataaaaattgcTCTGTTTTATTTTGGCATTAGCCTTACCTATGTAAGTCTTAGATTTTTCCTAATATGTTAATCAGTACGTGCTTGAAAGAAACTGGTATGTTAAGTGGAAATGTATTTGAAATTGTGGTAAATTAATTAcgtatattaattatatttttttaatatattttataatttcttgaaaaatttctTAACATTGATTAGCATTTTGCTTAATTTTAATACACCCACGTatgtaataatgtaaaattttattttaattgaaaactgGTATAGAAAAAAGTGAAGATTTTTGGACAACAACATGCACTTGCTTGGTTAAGTCTCCGTCCCATTAGGCAGTACCTTCCTTGAAGACACTATAGTCTATTGCAATTCTCcagaatataatatataatattatgctCTAGATCGAATCAAGCTTTTGAAAAAGATACTTTGCTAcaaccattttttaaaacatgtatGGTCTGAAACCGCGTTTTGTTGCTGTACTAACaagtatttaaatataattttcaaacatTTGTTGGCCTTAATCCTGCATGAATTGTGTCCATATCACGTggactatttttaatttgtttaccaTTGTGATTTGAATATTAGATAGTTAAAAATCAAAAGCTTGTCAGCTTAATAATGCGAGATTCAATCCCCAAAGCCATTAGACATAACTAGTACTATAAATGTACCACAGATACACAGGATTTGCTGCTACTATGTCGaaataaacaatattatgcAAGAGAAAAAGGTGGTTTGTAAAGGAGCATTCTGACTCAAAAGAAAAGATAGTACAATCTATTATGCATGTAATTTATTGGGAGTTGTTTGGGGCACCCATCATTTTTGCTGGCACATCAACAATGTGGATGAAAGGACGAAAATGtcggtataaaaaaaaaagttgacgtacgtacggattgacaatccttatggtcatacggattgtcaatccgtacgTACGTCAACTGTTTTTGACACTCCTCTCATTTTTCGACGACGAAAACTGATCAAAAATCACCATATACTCCTAAAAAATTCACGTACACCATCGGAGATCAAATATGCTTTCAAACTGCGCTTAACGAAAGCAACTTACACTAAGTTACaaaaattttgcaaaaaaaatggcacctcagaaataaaaaaatgtaactacTATTTGTAACCGAAAATACCAtaagagtatgtttggatgaagaaatttaatagggtaatttaattttttaaaggattttaattactcttcaattaaataagatgtttggataaaaatttgaaaagaaattgaaatttgagtattttgataagggattttagttaacttaaatattaacatttca encodes the following:
- the LOC114409068 gene encoding basic leucine zipper 9-like isoform X1, with translation MATTTTEFDLDYEFPDLDYDLRYLSLAGIDALTAFQNLLPDAAMTSFSACGLIDPHCSQNLTPMHSTITATIDSQSTICATSNVGSPISANKPEGRENRTKGATSGSSEPSDEDDEAGACEQSTNPADMKRLRRKVSNRDSARRSRRRKQAQLSELELQVEKLKVENATLYKQFTDASQHFREADTNNRVLKSDVEALRAKVKLAEDMVTRSSFTTLNYQLLQTQQHQMSTPPQLNTTNLRRMAHVSPTITVHGNDASYNGVTVGEQNSSALGNLDMTFNNINNGVMNNAMSCGTIWPLD
- the LOC114409068 gene encoding basic leucine zipper 9-like isoform X2; its protein translation is MTSFSACGLIDPHCSQNLTPMHSTITATIDSQSTICATSNVGSPISANKPEGRENRTKGATSGSSEPSDEDDEAGACEQSTNPADMKRLRRKVSNRDSARRSRRRKQAQLSELELQVEKLKVENATLYKQFTDASQHFREADTNNRVLKSDVEALRAKVKLAEDMVTRSSFTTLNYQLLQTQQHQMSTPPQLNTTNLRRMAHVSPTITVHGNDASYNGVTVGEQNSSALGNLDMTFNNINNGVMNNAMSCGTIWPLD
- the LOC114409069 gene encoding probable calcium-binding protein CML43, whose product is MGIAEACSRFLGDFLQALKCSPQSSVSHLDHKPQNVLKLNDKMVGALVSVFGMETNGRIKKENARQVVEKLGLMYDKSSSSSGFELTKGGLLDDEVPVEEVLGELEDMSKRSELLHEAFKIFDEDGDGYIDAMELKRVLDCLGLDKGWDMSAIEKMVKVADLNFDGKVDFGEFELMMG